The following DNA comes from Paraburkholderia hospita.
CTGCCAAACCTGCGTGCGTGCCGGTACGTCGCCATGCGCTGTCACGCGCTTCGCGCCACTCGGCGGAATGCCGTCGAGGAATCCCTGCATCGTGTCGTCGTACAGCGCGATACGACCGGCTCCGAGGAACGGGGCTTGTGCGTTCGGACCACGGCCGGGCACACGCAGATCGAGGCGATAGTCGACAACGCGGCTCTTCTCTTTCGAATCGGGCTCGCCGGTGGCGAGCTTGACCACGACCGGCGTCGCCATGCCCTGAAGGAAGACGGTCACATTACCGTCTTCATAGGCCGATAACGCCGAGATCACGACGGACGGCGTGCCTTGCAACCATTCGACATCGAAGTAGCGGGCATCGGAAACTCGCGGAGCAACGGCGAGCGGCCACGGCGCGCCCGTCGAATCCACGAACACCAGCGTCGTCTGCTCGCCGGGCAGCACGCGCGCGATCGGGAGCGCGGCACCGGGCGAGAGGTCGACCGAGATGCTGCTGATCCGGGGCACGGTCCTGACAGGGTGATAAGCCTTTGCCTTGCGCGAGTCGTCGAGCTGCTGACGCAGCTTGACGATCTCGCCGTTGCTGAAGGGCGAAACGACCTGCTCGGCGCGTTCGTAATTGCTCGGAGGCGCGAGCGGGGGCATCGGCGCGACGCCATTCTGAGGTACTGCTCCCGCCGGATACTGCTGCGGGTAGCCCTGCGGGGCTTGTCCGGCCACAGCATAATTCGCCGCTCCATAGTTGGTTTGCGGGAACGCAGCCTGAATTTGCTGCTGCGAGCTCATCGGCGCTTGACCAGGCGGCGGCGGAAA
Coding sequences within:
- a CDS encoding DotH/IcmK family type IV secretion protein; translated protein: MKRLALLLVAPLAASTLAPAMAQNAQQPQPQPAQQQSAAPAAQGVAAPAPAPQQPQQAQAPQWVNAGAPAGAFPPPPGQAPMSSQQQIQAAFPQTNYGAANYAVAGQAPQGYPQQYPAGAVPQNGVAPMPPLAPPSNYERAEQVVSPFSNGEIVKLRQQLDDSRKAKAYHPVRTVPRISSISVDLSPGAALPIARVLPGEQTTLVFVDSTGAPWPLAVAPRVSDARYFDVEWLQGTPSVVISALSAYEDGNVTVFLQGMATPVVVKLATGEPDSKEKSRVVDYRLDLRVPGRGPNAQAPFLGAGRIALYDDTMQGFLDGIPPSGAKRVTAHGDVPARTQVWQYGDAMFVRTNYDIQTAFDQSMSAADGTRVYRLPPTPYVTLSEMGRSVTLQLDIN